The following coding sequences are from one Triplophysa dalaica isolate WHDGS20190420 chromosome 12, ASM1584641v1, whole genome shotgun sequence window:
- the LOC130432582 gene encoding mucin-2, which yields MASGGIFGALGKSRAQRFYLKGSLFFLLLHMCNGTSTTEPTSTAMNNTDAFNMTTPAAASNSENTVSYMTSAPSDITSHTTNDTTLSHYMPTDWTNTSSSGSNTSLSCPAFTCTTDCYAKFMKVSPTLCPSGNAYCELIKQAMSYSIMCSVSCGMSCGNDTVTNCSLACCNTTSCLNASLSAHFGSFSTAAPIITSTPSTTVKVTVPPTPANNGKKCISIKCDGSACYKNTNTIPLVFCPVGQDYCKLHKVTVGTVESWQGGCSEDCRKAQVCSSGLSTCHQECCNATTAASCLKLTGELNMPSSATRGPQSPALLTVSLLLLWMMKILT from the exons ATGGCATCGGGAGGAATATTTGGCGCTCTTGGGAAAAGTAGGGCTCAGAGGTTTTATCTGAAAG GCTCCCTGTTTTTTCTATTACTCCACATGTGTAATGGCACTTCTACTACAGAACCAACAAGTACAGCCATGAACAATACCGATGCCTTCAACATGACGACACCTGCAGCCGCATCAAACTCTGAAAACACTGTGTCCTACATGACATCTGCACCATCTGATATCACGTCTCATACCACCAATGACACGACTCTGTCTCATTATATGCCCACAG ATTGGACGAACACGTCATCCTCAGGAAGCAACACTAGT TTATCCTGTCCAGCGTTTACATGCACCACAGACTGTTACGCCAAGTTCATGAAAGTGTCACCGACTCTGTGCCCGTCGGGCAATGCTTACTGTGAG CTCATCAAACAGGCCATGAGTTACTCTATCATGTGTAGCGTGTCGTGTGGGATGTCCTGCGGGAATGACACTGTCACTAATTGCTCTCTGGCCTGTTGCAACACAACCAGCTGCCTGAACGCCTCTCTGTCAGCCCACTTCGGTTCATTCAGCACCGCAG CCCCGATAATAACCAGTACACCGTCCACCACCGTAAAGGTGACGGTCCCTCCCACGCCAGCAAATAAC GGAAAGAAGTGTATCAGCATCAAATGTGATGGGTCAGCGTGTTACAAAAACACCAATACCATTCCCCTCGTGTTCTGTCCTGTTGGTCAGGACTACTGCAAG CTGCACAAGGTCACAGTCGGCACAGTGGAGTCTTGGCAGGGGGGTTGCAGTGAGGATTGCAGAAAGGCACAAGTTTGCTCGAGCGGACTCAGCACCTGCCACCAGGAGTGTTGCAATGCGACCACTGCGGCTTCGTGTCTCAAACTGACGGGTGAACTGAACATGCCCAGCTCTGCCACCAGAGGTCCTCAGTCTCCTGCACTGCTCACTGTCTCTTTACTGCTCCTATGGATGATGAAAATCCTCACCTGA